The following are encoded in a window of Pseudomonas sp. St316 genomic DNA:
- a CDS encoding NAD-glutamate dehydrogenase, whose product MAFFTAASKADFQHQLQAALAQHISEQALPQVALFAEQFFGIISLDELTQRRLSDLAGCTLSAWRLLERFDHAQPQVRVYNPDYERHGWQSTHTAVEVLHHDLPFLVDSVRTELNRRGYSIHTLQTTVLSVRRGSKGELLEILPKGTQGDGILQESLMYLEIDRCANAAELNVLSKELEQVLGEVRVAVADFEPMKAKVQEILASLDSSAYAIDADEKSEIKSFLEWLVGNHFTFLGYEEFVVRDEADGGHIEYNPDSFLGLTKLLRAGLTAEDLRIEDYAVNYLREPTLLSFAKAAHPSRVHRPAYPDYVSIREIDADGKVIKECRFMGLYTSSVYGESVRVIPYIRRKVAEIERRSGFQAKAHLGKELAQVVEVLPRDDLFQTPVDELFSTVMSIVQIQERNKIRVFLRKDPYGRFCYCLAYVPRDIYSTEVRQKIQQVLMDRLKASDCEFWTFFSESVLARVQLILRVDPKNRIDIDPLLLEKEVVQACRSWKDDYASLVVESFGEAQGTNVLSDFPKGFPAGYRERFAAHSAVVDMQHLLSLNEKNPLVMSFYQPLGQVSGQRELHCKLYHADTPLALSDVLPILENLGLRVLGEFPYRLRHTNGREFWIHDFAFTAAEGLDLDIQQLNDTLQDAFVHIVRGDAENDAFNRLVLTAGLPWRDVALLRAYARYLKQIRLGFDLGYIASTLNNHTDIARELTRLFKTRFYLARKLSGDDLEDKQLRLEQAILSALDDVQVLNEDRILRRYLDLIKATLRTNFYQTDANGQNKSYFSFKFNPHLIPELPKPVPKFEIFVYSPRVEGVHLRFGNVARGGLRWSDREEDYRTEVLGLVKAQQVKNSVIVPVGAKGGFLPRRLPLGGSRDEIAAEGIACYRIFISGLLDITDNLKDGALVPPANVVRHDDDDPYLVVAADKGTATFSDIANGIAIDYGFWLGDAFASGGSAGYDHKKMGITAKGAWVGVQRHFRERGINVQEDSITVVGVGDMAGDVFGNGLLMSDKLQLVAAFNHLHIFIDPNPEPASSFAERQRLFDLPRSAWSDYDTSIMSEGGGIFSRSAKSIAISPQMKERFDIKADKLTPTELLNALLKAPVDLLWNGGIGTYVKASTESHADVGDKANDALRVNGNELRCKVVGEGGNLGMTQLGRVEFGLNGGGSNTDFIDNAGGVDCSDHEVNIKILLNEVVQAGDMTDKQRNQLLASMTEEVGGLVLGNNYKQTQALSLAARRAFVRIAEYKRLMNDLEGRGKLDRAIEFLPAEEAINERVAAGHGLTRAELSVLISYSKIDLKEALLNSQVPDDDYLTRDMETAFPPTLVNQFSEAMRRHRLKREIVSTQIANDLVNHMGITFVQRLKESTGMSPANVAGAYVIVRDIFHLPHWFRQIEALDHQVSADVQLELMDELMRLGRRATRWFLRSRRNEQNAARDVAHFGPHLAALGLKLDELLEGPTREGWQTRYQAYVAAGVPELLARMVAGTTHLYTLLPIIEASDVTGQNAADVAKAYFAVGSALDITWYLQQISALPVENNWQALAREAFRDDIDWQQRAITISVLQDGDSTQDVETRLAMWLEQHHEMVERWRAMLVDIRAASGTDYAMYAVANRELLDLALSGQAVVTAN is encoded by the coding sequence ATGGCGTTCTTCACCGCAGCCAGCAAAGCCGACTTCCAGCACCAACTGCAAGCGGCACTGGCGCAGCACATCAGTGAACAGGCACTGCCACAAGTGGCGCTGTTCGCTGAACAATTCTTCGGCATCATTTCCCTCGATGAACTTACCCAGCGCCGGTTGTCCGACCTTGCCGGCTGCACTCTGTCTGCCTGGCGCCTGCTTGAGCGCTTCGATCACGCGCAACCGCAGGTGCGCGTCTACAACCCCGATTACGAACGCCACGGCTGGCAGTCGACCCACACGGCGGTGGAAGTGCTGCACCACGACCTCCCATTCCTGGTGGACTCGGTCCGCACTGAGCTGAACCGTCGCGGCTACAGCATCCATACCCTGCAAACCACCGTGCTGAGCGTGCGTCGCGGCAGCAAGGGCGAGTTGCTGGAAATCCTGCCAAAAGGCACCCAGGGCGACGGCATCCTGCAAGAGTCGTTGATGTACCTGGAGATCGACCGCTGCGCCAACGCCGCCGAACTCAACGTCCTGAGCAAGGAACTTGAGCAAGTGCTGGGCGAAGTGCGCGTGGCCGTGGCCGACTTCGAGCCGATGAAAGCCAAGGTCCAGGAAATCCTCGCCAGCCTGGACAGCAGCGCCTACGCCATCGACGCTGATGAAAAGAGCGAGATCAAGAGCTTCCTGGAATGGCTGGTGGGTAACCACTTCACCTTCCTGGGCTACGAAGAGTTCGTGGTTCGCGATGAGGCCGATGGCGGCCACATCGAATACAACCCCGATTCGTTCCTGGGCCTGACCAAATTGCTGCGCGCCGGCCTGACCGCCGAAGACCTGCGCATCGAAGACTACGCCGTCAATTACCTGCGCGAACCGACGCTGCTGTCCTTCGCCAAGGCCGCGCACCCAAGCCGCGTACACCGTCCGGCCTACCCGGACTACGTGTCGATCCGTGAGATCGACGCCGATGGCAAGGTCATCAAGGAATGCCGCTTCATGGGCCTGTACACCTCTTCGGTGTATGGCGAGAGCGTGCGGGTCATCCCGTACATCCGCCGCAAGGTCGCGGAAATCGAGCGCCGTTCGGGCTTCCAGGCCAAGGCGCACCTGGGCAAGGAACTGGCCCAAGTGGTCGAAGTGCTGCCCCGTGACGACCTGTTCCAGACCCCTGTGGACGAGCTGTTCAGCACCGTCATGTCGATCGTGCAGATCCAGGAGCGCAACAAGATCCGCGTGTTCCTGCGCAAAGACCCGTATGGCCGTTTCTGCTACTGCCTGGCCTATGTGCCACGTGACATCTACTCCACCGAAGTGCGCCAGAAGATCCAGCAAGTGCTGATGGATCGCCTGAAGGCCTCGGACTGCGAGTTCTGGACCTTCTTCTCCGAATCCGTTCTGGCCCGTGTACAACTGATCCTGCGGGTGGACCCGAAGAACCGCATCGACATCGACCCGTTGCTGCTGGAAAAAGAAGTCGTGCAGGCCTGCCGCAGCTGGAAGGACGACTACGCCAGCCTCGTCGTCGAGAGCTTCGGCGAAGCCCAGGGCACCAACGTGCTGTCGGATTTCCCGAAAGGCTTCCCGGCCGGCTACCGCGAGCGCTTTGCCGCGCACTCGGCCGTGGTCGACATGCAGCACCTGCTGAGCCTGAACGAAAAAAATCCGCTGGTCATGAGTTTCTACCAGCCGCTGGGCCAGGTCTCCGGCCAGCGTGAGCTGCACTGCAAGCTGTATCACGCCGATACGCCACTGGCGCTGTCCGACGTGCTGCCGATCCTGGAAAACCTCGGCCTGCGGGTGCTGGGCGAGTTCCCGTACCGCCTGCGCCACACCAATGGCCGCGAGTTCTGGATTCATGATTTCGCGTTCACCGCCGCCGAAGGCCTGGACCTGGATATCCAGCAACTCAACGACACCTTGCAGGACGCCTTCGTCCACATCGTGCGTGGCGATGCCGAGAACGATGCGTTCAACCGCCTGGTGCTGACCGCCGGCCTGCCATGGCGCGACGTTGCGCTGCTGCGTGCCTATGCCCGTTACCTGAAGCAGATCCGCCTGGGCTTCGACCTGGGTTACATCGCCAGCACCCTGAACAACCACACCGACATCGCTCGCGAGTTGACCCGGTTGTTCAAGACCCGCTTCTACCTGGCGCGCAAGCTCAGCGGCGATGACCTGGAAGACAAGCAGTTGCGCCTGGAGCAAGCGATTCTCTCGGCCCTGGACGACGTCCAGGTGCTCAACGAAGACCGCATCCTGCGTCGCTACCTGGACCTGATCAAGGCCACCCTGCGGACCAACTTCTACCAGACCGACGCCAACGGCCAGAACAAGTCCTACTTCAGCTTCAAGTTCAACCCGCACCTGATCCCGGAACTGCCCAAGCCGGTGCCCAAGTTCGAGATCTTCGTCTACTCGCCACGGGTCGAAGGCGTGCACCTGCGCTTCGGCAACGTTGCCCGCGGCGGCCTGCGCTGGTCCGACCGTGAAGAAGACTACCGCACCGAAGTGCTTGGCCTGGTAAAAGCCCAGCAAGTGAAGAACTCGGTGATCGTGCCGGTGGGCGCCAAGGGTGGTTTCCTGCCACGTCGCCTGCCGTTGGGCGGCAGCCGGGACGAGATCGCGGCCGAGGGCATCGCCTGCTACCGCATCTTCATCTCGGGCCTGTTGGACATCACCGACAACCTGAAGGACGGCGCGCTGGTACCGCCGGCCAACGTCGTGCGTCATGACGACGATGACCCGTACCTGGTGGTGGCGGCGGACAAGGGCACTGCGACTTTCTCCGACATCGCCAACGGCATCGCCATCGACTATGGCTTCTGGCTGGGCGATGCATTCGCCTCCGGCGGCTCGGCTGGCTACGATCACAAGAAAATGGGCATCACCGCCAAGGGCGCGTGGGTCGGCGTGCAGCGCCACTTCCGCGAGCGTGGCATCAATGTCCAGGAAGACAGCATCACCGTGGTGGGCGTCGGCGACATGGCCGGCGACGTGTTCGGCAACGGCTTGTTGATGTCCGACAAGCTGCAACTGGTCGCGGCCTTCAACCACCTGCACATCTTCATCGACCCGAACCCGGAGCCTGCCAGCAGCTTCGCCGAGCGCCAGCGTCTGTTCGACCTGCCGCGTTCGGCCTGGAGCGACTACGACACCAGCATCATGTCCGAAGGTGGCGGTATCTTCTCGCGCAGCGCGAAAAGCATCGCCATCTCGCCACAGATGAAGGAACGCTTCGACATCAAGGCCGACAAGCTGACCCCGACCGAGCTGCTCAACGCCTTGCTCAAGGCGCCGGTGGACCTGTTGTGGAACGGCGGTATCGGCACCTACGTCAAGGCCAGCACTGAAAGCCACGCCGATGTCGGCGACAAGGCCAACGATGCACTGCGCGTGAACGGCAACGAACTGCGCTGCAAGGTCGTGGGCGAGGGCGGCAACCTGGGCATGACCCAACTGGGTCGCGTCGAGTTCGGCCTCAATGGCGGCGGTTCCAACACCGACTTCATCGACAACGCGGGCGGCGTGGACTGCTCCGACCACGAAGTGAACATCAAGATCCTGCTCAACGAAGTGGTGCAGGCCGGCGACATGACCGACAAGCAACGCAACCAGTTGCTGGCGAGCATGACCGAGGAAGTCGGTGGCCTGGTGTTGGGCAACAACTACAAGCAGACCCAGGCCCTGTCCCTGGCGGCGCGCCGTGCCTTCGTGCGGATCGCCGAATACAAGCGCCTGATGAACGATCTGGAAGGCCGCGGCAAGCTGGATCGCGCCATCGAGTTCCTGCCGGCTGAAGAGGCGATCAACGAGCGCGTCGCGGCGGGCCATGGCCTGACCCGTGCCGAACTGTCGGTGTTGATCTCCTACAGCAAGATCGACCTCAAGGAAGCGCTGCTCAACTCCCAGGTACCGGATGACGATTACCTGACCCGTGACATGGAGACGGCTTTCCCGCCGACGCTGGTGAACCAGTTCTCCGAGGCCATGCGTCGCCACCGCCTCAAGCGCGAGATCGTCAGCACCCAGATCGCCAACGACCTGGTCAACCACATGGGCATCACCTTCGTTCAGCGGCTCAAGGAGTCTACGGGCATGAGCCCGGCGAACGTGGCGGGTGCTTATGTGATCGTGCGCGACATCTTCCATCTCCCGCATTGGTTCCGTCAGATCGAAGCCCTGGACCACCAGGTTTCCGCCGACGTGCAATTGGAGTTGATGGACGAGCTGATGCGCCTGGGTCGCCGCGCCACGCGCTGGTTCCTGCGCAGCCGTCGCAACGAGCAGAACGCTGCCCGTGACGTGGCGCACTTCGGTCCGCACCTGGCGGCGTTGGGCCTCAAGCTCGACGAGTTGCTGGAAGGCCCGACCCGCGAAGGCTGGCAGACCCGCTACCAGGCCTACGTGGCCGCTGGTGTACCGGAGCTCCTGGCGCGCATGGTTGCTGGCACCACGCACCTGTACACCTTGCTGCCGATCATCGAGGCGTCCGACGTCACTGGCCAGAACGCCGCCGATGTGGCCAAGGCCTACTTCGCCGTGGGCAGCGCCCTGGACATCACCTGGTACCTGCAACAGATCAGCGCGCTGCCGGTGGAAAACAACTGGCAGGCACTGGCCCGTGAAGCGTTCCGCGATGACATCGACTGGCAGCAACGGGCGATCACCATCTCGGTCTTGCAGGACGGCGACTCGACCCAGGACGTGGAAACTCGCCTGGCGATGTGGCTTGAACAGCATCACGAAATGGTCGAGCGCTGGCGCGCCATGCTGGTGGATATCCGTGCCGCCAGCGGCACTGACTACGCCATGTACGCGGTCGCCAACCGCGAACTGCTGGACCTGGCGTTGAGTGGTCAGGCGGTCGTGACGGCCAACTGA
- a CDS encoding sigma-70 family RNA polymerase sigma factor: protein MKDSGRSPLVKLFLTSYEDFKVRLRRRLGSEELANDVLHETYLRVDRMVDTQEIAQPNAYLYRMALNIAADRRQADARLLTGDEIEELLQVSDEALDPARVVGGQKELQTLLKALYELPARRRRIFIAARLEEAPHLEISQRFGISTRMVEKEIKAALGHCAQRLERKVIQRFGPGAGKPS from the coding sequence ATGAAAGACTCCGGTCGCAGCCCGTTGGTGAAGTTGTTTCTCACCTCGTATGAGGATTTCAAGGTGCGCCTGCGCAGGCGTCTGGGCTCCGAAGAGCTGGCCAACGATGTGTTGCATGAAACCTACCTGCGGGTCGATCGCATGGTCGATACCCAGGAGATCGCCCAGCCCAACGCTTATTTGTATCGCATGGCCCTGAACATCGCCGCCGATCGTCGACAGGCCGATGCGCGCCTGCTCACGGGTGACGAAATCGAGGAATTGCTGCAGGTCTCGGATGAAGCGCTGGATCCGGCCCGCGTGGTGGGTGGGCAGAAGGAGCTGCAGACCCTGCTCAAGGCCTTGTACGAACTGCCGGCGCGCCGTCGCAGGATTTTCATTGCCGCACGCCTGGAGGAAGCGCCGCACCTGGAAATCTCCCAACGCTTCGGTATTTCCACGCGCATGGTGGAGAAGGAAATCAAGGCTGCGTTGGGGCACTGCGCCCAGCGCCTGGAAAGAAAAGTCATTCAGCGGTTCGGTCCCGGCGCGGGAAAACCGTCTTGA
- a CDS encoding cupin domain-containing protein — MKTLCLIAALSLLPITQTYAHEAAPAEKVTVLQEQMLKNVPGKKTMMLTVNYAPGQASIAHKHEGTAMAYVLEGAITSQVKGEPAKTYKAGEFWYEAAGSEHLVSKNASASQPAKLLVFMVMGEDEAVLIPLKN, encoded by the coding sequence ATGAAAACACTCTGCCTGATCGCCGCCCTCAGCCTGCTGCCCATTACCCAGACCTACGCTCACGAAGCCGCGCCTGCGGAAAAGGTCACGGTGCTGCAGGAGCAAATGCTGAAAAACGTTCCAGGTAAAAAAACCATGATGCTGACCGTCAACTATGCACCCGGCCAAGCGTCCATTGCCCATAAGCATGAGGGCACAGCGATGGCCTACGTACTGGAAGGCGCCATCACTTCCCAGGTCAAGGGTGAGCCGGCGAAGACCTACAAGGCTGGGGAATTCTGGTATGAAGCGGCGGGTTCCGAGCACCTGGTCTCGAAAAACGCCAGCGCGAGCCAGCCGGCAAAACTGCTGGTGTTCATGGTGATGGGTGAGGATGAAGCGGTGTTGATACCGCTGAAAAACTAA
- a CDS encoding secretin and TonB N-terminal domain-containing protein, which yields MVLSCLLAGPIQAVDLVDLDIAPQELTTALEQFSRATGMAVLVDHSLSSHRHTLGVQGQFTPSEALRVLLSGTGLAAHYARADAFTLQPVRVREVPLPPGVTPGLGDSNYAAAIQAVIQRNLCRSPLTRPGSFRAVLQVWIGRDGVVQHSRLVSSTGDLMRDKALVNSLQNLRIGRPAPSSLRQPVTLLLLPDSSGRSMECIAGEGVSGR from the coding sequence ATGGTGTTGTCGTGTCTGTTGGCCGGGCCGATCCAGGCGGTCGACCTGGTGGACCTGGACATCGCGCCCCAGGAACTGACCACGGCGCTGGAGCAGTTCAGCCGTGCGACGGGTATGGCGGTGCTGGTGGATCACTCGTTGTCGAGCCATCGCCACACGCTGGGGGTCCAGGGGCAGTTCACTCCCTCGGAAGCGTTGAGGGTGTTGCTCAGCGGCACCGGGCTGGCCGCGCACTATGCCCGGGCGGATGCGTTCACGTTGCAGCCGGTGCGGGTCCGCGAGGTGCCGCTGCCTCCCGGTGTCACGCCGGGCTTGGGTGACAGCAACTACGCGGCAGCCATCCAGGCGGTCATCCAGCGCAACTTGTGTCGTTCACCGTTGACCCGCCCAGGCAGTTTCCGGGCGGTGCTGCAAGTGTGGATCGGCCGGGACGGCGTGGTCCAGCACAGCCGCCTGGTCAGTTCCACGGGCGATCTGATGCGCGACAAGGCCTTGGTCAACAGCTTGCAAAACCTCAGGATCGGCCGCCCGGCGCCCAGTTCGTTGCGCCAGCCGGTGACCCTGCTTTTGTTACCCGACTCATCAGGAAGAAGCATGGAATGCATAGCAGGGGAAGGGGTGTCCGGGCGATGA
- a CDS encoding type II secretion system protein GspJ codes for MSARQTGFTLLEVMVAILLMAVVSLIAWRGLDSVTRADSHLQASTEQTEALLRVLNQLERDVALRASIELSEPVKPGVDDAPSTAPPALTVRSTEGRGFRLDVIRVAAAQEGELQRVRWWLKGDTLYRAQGQPRDRYPLPAPGPGVAVLSEVSDAGLRFWDTEKGWRKLSGNRQENPVGVEISLTRQTPQGAEQYRQVLGPLE; via the coding sequence ATGAGCGCCCGGCAGACGGGCTTCACCTTGCTGGAAGTGATGGTGGCGATCCTGCTGATGGCGGTGGTCAGCCTGATCGCCTGGCGCGGGCTGGACAGCGTGACCCGTGCCGACAGCCACTTGCAGGCCAGTACCGAACAGACTGAAGCGCTGCTGCGGGTGTTGAACCAATTGGAGCGCGACGTCGCGCTGCGCGCCAGCATCGAGCTGAGTGAGCCGGTCAAACCCGGTGTCGACGACGCGCCCTCGACCGCCCCGCCCGCCCTCACCGTGCGCAGCACCGAAGGCCGGGGCTTTCGCCTGGATGTGATTCGCGTGGCGGCGGCCCAGGAAGGCGAACTGCAACGGGTGCGCTGGTGGCTCAAGGGCGACACGCTTTACCGCGCCCAAGGCCAGCCCCGTGATCGCTACCCACTGCCAGCACCCGGCCCGGGCGTGGCCGTACTGAGTGAAGTCAGCGATGCCGGGCTGCGGTTCTGGGACACGGAAAAAGGCTGGCGCAAGCTCAGCGGCAACCGCCAGGAAAACCCGGTGGGCGTCGAAATCAGCCTGACTCGCCAGACACCTCAGGGGGCAGAACAGTATCGACAGGTGCTCGGGCCGCTAGAGTGA
- the gspH gene encoding type II secretion system minor pseudopilin GspH encodes MNLGKQRGFTLIELMVVLVIIGIASAAVSLSIKPDPLKLLRQDGERLVQLLQLAQTEARTDGRPITWRWDAKGFGFSRRADQGSGLDRFKDDPQLHPRRWQSPSMEVRVEPRQRVVLNAEWLGEPLQIRLSDGLNSLTVQRSAAGRVQLQ; translated from the coding sequence ATGAACCTCGGCAAGCAACGCGGTTTCACCCTGATCGAACTGATGGTGGTGCTGGTGATCATCGGCATTGCCAGCGCCGCCGTGAGCCTGAGCATCAAGCCGGATCCATTGAAGCTGCTGCGCCAGGACGGTGAGCGACTGGTGCAACTGTTGCAGCTGGCCCAGACCGAAGCCCGCACCGACGGGCGACCGATTACCTGGCGCTGGGACGCCAAGGGGTTTGGCTTCAGTCGTCGCGCCGATCAAGGCAGCGGACTGGATCGCTTCAAGGACGACCCGCAATTGCACCCACGTCGTTGGCAGAGCCCGTCGATGGAGGTTCGCGTGGAACCCCGGCAGCGGGTCGTATTGAATGCCGAATGGCTCGGCGAGCCCTTGCAGATCCGCTTGTCGGACGGCCTGAACAGTCTCACTGTGCAACGCAGTGCCGCCGGGCGGGTGCAACTTCAATGA
- a CDS encoding putative quinol monooxygenase, producing MSRQVINTVQVQAAAGRSEELGRQLQQIVETLRAQPGCNAYLVDRCPDDGDRWSVSGRWQSEAAMQAHFNCPHVQGFISLIDNRLARSVDFNSFPIV from the coding sequence ATGTCTCGCCAAGTGATCAATACCGTACAGGTGCAAGCCGCCGCCGGTCGCTCGGAAGAACTGGGCCGGCAATTGCAGCAAATCGTCGAGACCCTGCGCGCCCAACCGGGCTGCAATGCCTACCTGGTCGACCGCTGTCCGGACGATGGCGACCGCTGGAGCGTCAGTGGCCGCTGGCAGTCGGAAGCGGCCATGCAAGCCCACTTCAACTGCCCGCACGTGCAAGGCTTCATCAGCCTGATCGACAACCGCCTGGCGCGCAGCGTGGATTTCAACAGTTTTCCGATTGTCTGA
- a CDS encoding carboxymuconolactone decarboxylase family protein, protein MSPRLDYYTASPGAMKAMIGLEALTSRLSIEPALLHLIKIRASQLNGCAFCTDMHSVEARRQGETERRLYAVAVWRDSGFFTARERAALAWTEAVTLLAESQVPDDVYAQARACFSEEELVDLTLAISTINSWNRLAVSFRQSPSA, encoded by the coding sequence ATGAGCCCGCGTCTGGATTACTACACTGCATCGCCTGGGGCGATGAAAGCCATGATCGGCCTGGAAGCCCTGACCAGTCGCCTGAGTATCGAACCGGCGTTGCTGCACCTGATCAAGATCCGCGCTTCACAACTCAATGGCTGCGCCTTTTGCACCGACATGCATTCGGTGGAGGCACGGCGCCAGGGCGAGACCGAACGACGGCTCTACGCGGTGGCGGTGTGGCGCGACAGTGGTTTTTTCACGGCCCGCGAACGCGCTGCCCTGGCCTGGACCGAGGCGGTGACGCTGTTGGCTGAAAGCCAGGTGCCGGACGACGTCTATGCCCAGGCCCGGGCCTGCTTCAGCGAGGAGGAGCTGGTGGACCTGACCCTGGCGATCAGCACCATCAACAGCTGGAACCGGTTGGCGGTGAGTTTTCGCCAGAGTCCCAGTGCCTGA
- a CDS encoding PLP-dependent aminotransferase family protein, translating to MELHVVINGRKDLSGQLYQQLRSAIESGRLAAGTQLPPSRLLAEQLGVSRKTVSDTYAQLTYENLLTGIIGKGTYVNARPARIVRKQSHRELAGADVVEAWRTMPDLMRHPTLEGALRYDFIGGATGKGQFPLDDWRRCTAHALRQIASAKGFYSQPEGLPSLRNAIARHIAFSRGVNCQDEDVVVCNGAQQALDLISRVLTRPGSLVAMEDPGYPPARLLFGSQGATVAGVPVDEQGLRVDLIPDGTRLIYVTPSHQFPLGMPMSQARRKALLARAYELGAIIIEDDYDSEFRYEGRPADSLQSMDERGIVAYVGTFSKTLLPELRLGYAILPPAILEAVILAKRLTDQHTSTLPQWALAKFIAEGCLLKHIRRCHTLYASRRERILARMAGDLSPWFEAVPTTAGFHMAVLCKVPVDLALVIELAKKAEVGLYSLDGFFNEAPVRPGLFFGFGAIETLDIDIALDRLRDILQQVA from the coding sequence ATGGAACTTCATGTTGTCATCAACGGCCGCAAGGACCTGTCGGGCCAGTTGTATCAACAATTGCGCAGCGCCATCGAAAGCGGTCGCCTGGCGGCCGGCACGCAGCTGCCGCCCAGCCGCCTGCTGGCCGAGCAACTGGGGGTCTCGCGCAAGACCGTCTCCGACACCTATGCCCAACTGACCTACGAGAACCTGCTCACCGGCATCATCGGCAAAGGCACCTACGTCAACGCTCGGCCGGCCAGGATCGTGCGCAAGCAGAGCCACCGCGAGCTGGCCGGTGCCGACGTCGTCGAAGCCTGGCGCACCATGCCCGACCTGATGCGCCATCCCACCCTCGAAGGTGCGTTGCGCTACGACTTCATCGGCGGCGCCACGGGCAAGGGCCAGTTTCCACTGGATGACTGGCGGCGCTGCACTGCCCACGCGCTACGCCAGATCGCCAGCGCCAAGGGTTTCTACAGCCAGCCCGAAGGCCTGCCGTCGCTGCGCAATGCCATTGCCCGGCACATCGCGTTTTCCCGCGGGGTCAATTGCCAGGATGAAGACGTGGTGGTCTGCAACGGCGCGCAGCAGGCCCTGGACCTGATCTCGCGGGTGTTGACCCGGCCCGGCAGCCTGGTGGCCATGGAAGACCCGGGCTATCCGCCGGCGCGCTTGCTGTTCGGCTCCCAGGGCGCCACGGTGGCCGGGGTACCGGTGGACGAGCAAGGTCTGCGCGTGGACCTGATCCCCGACGGCACGCGGTTGATTTATGTCACGCCCTCCCACCAGTTTCCCTTGGGCATGCCCATGAGCCAGGCCCGCCGCAAGGCTTTGCTGGCGCGGGCCTATGAGCTGGGGGCGATCATCATCGAAGACGACTACGACAGCGAATTCCGCTACGAAGGCCGGCCTGCCGATTCATTGCAGAGCATGGATGAGCGCGGGATCGTCGCGTACGTCGGCACGTTCTCCAAGACCCTGCTGCCCGAGCTTCGCCTCGGTTACGCCATCCTGCCGCCGGCGATCCTCGAGGCGGTGATCCTGGCCAAGCGCCTCACCGACCAGCACACCTCCACCCTGCCCCAGTGGGCGCTGGCGAAGTTCATCGCCGAGGGTTGCCTGCTCAAGCACATCCGCCGCTGCCACACCCTGTATGCCAGCCGCCGCGAGCGAATCCTGGCGCGCATGGCCGGGGACCTCTCCCCTTGGTTCGAGGCCGTGCCCACCACGGCAGGCTTTCATATGGCGGTGTTGTGCAAGGTTCCGGTGGACCTGGCGCTGGTGATCGAGCTGGCGAAAAAAGCCGAAGTCGGGCTCTACAGCCTTGATGGCTTTTTCAACGAGGCCCCGGTGCGGCCGGGCCTGTTCTTTGGTTTCGGCGCTATCGAAACCCTGGACATCGACATCGCCCTGGACCGCTTGCGCGACATTCTCCAGCAAGTGGCCTGA
- a CDS encoding FecR domain-containing protein — protein MNIFSIASPDATPQARLASEARDWLILLTSGRATVADARALRLWCGQSPEHARAFEQAKALWQGLQPAAAAVQAPRHFGRRALLGGAIAASAALLLIRATVPGGVSGLGADYITDVGEQRRVELAEGVSLELNTQTRLSRRPLADGEQGLQLLSGEIEVQGRSAQVVSVQAGAGWISAARARFNIRYTDQSVCATCLEGVVQVEVQGQRFRLEPGMQLTYDPGRVGAPQRADVSAAIAWREQVLVFNDATLASVIDEINRYRPGMLLLLNRELGQRKVQARFRLDQLAGVALLIRDAYGAKCTELPGGVVVLS, from the coding sequence TTGAACATCTTCAGCATCGCTTCCCCTGACGCCACGCCCCAGGCCCGATTGGCCAGCGAGGCCCGAGACTGGCTGATCCTGCTGACCTCGGGGCGCGCCACCGTGGCCGATGCACGGGCCTTGCGCCTGTGGTGCGGGCAAAGCCCCGAACATGCCCGGGCCTTCGAACAGGCCAAGGCGCTGTGGCAGGGGCTGCAACCTGCCGCCGCGGCGGTGCAGGCGCCCCGGCATTTCGGCCGTCGGGCGTTATTGGGTGGCGCCATCGCGGCGTCGGCAGCTTTGCTGTTGATCCGCGCCACGGTGCCCGGTGGTGTTTCCGGACTGGGAGCCGACTACATCACCGATGTCGGCGAGCAGCGCCGGGTGGAACTGGCCGAGGGCGTCAGCCTGGAACTCAACACCCAGACCCGCCTCAGCCGTCGCCCGCTGGCCGATGGCGAACAAGGGTTGCAATTGCTCAGCGGCGAGATTGAAGTGCAGGGGCGCAGTGCCCAAGTAGTCAGCGTCCAGGCCGGCGCCGGCTGGATCAGCGCCGCCCGGGCACGCTTCAACATCCGCTACACCGACCAGAGCGTCTGCGCGACCTGCCTGGAGGGCGTGGTGCAGGTTGAGGTGCAAGGCCAGCGGTTTCGCCTGGAACCGGGCATGCAGCTGACGTACGACCCTGGCCGGGTGGGCGCTCCCCAGCGTGCCGATGTGTCAGCAGCGATTGCCTGGCGTGAGCAGGTCCTGGTGTTCAACGACGCGACCCTGGCCAGTGTCATCGATGAAATCAATCGCTATCGGCCCGGTATGTTGCTGCTGCTCAATCGCGAACTGGGCCAGCGTAAGGTCCAGGCGCGGTTTCGCCTCGACCAACTGGCGGGCGTGGCGCTGTTGATCCGCGATGCCTATGGCGCCAAATGCACTGAATTGCCAGGTGGGGTGGTGGTGCTGAGCTGA